One genomic window of Procambarus clarkii isolate CNS0578487 chromosome 43, FALCON_Pclarkii_2.0, whole genome shotgun sequence includes the following:
- the LOC138373631 gene encoding formin-2-like → MTNTAVPGPPIMTNTAVPGPPIMTNTAVPGPPIMTNTAVPGPPIMTNTAVSGPPIMTNTAVPGPPIMTNTAVPGPPIMTNTAVPGPPIMTNTAVPGPPIMTNTAVPGPPIMTNTAVPGPPIMTNTAVPGPPIMTNTAVPGPPIMTNTAVPGPPIMTNTAVPGPPIMTNTAVPGPPIMANTAVPGPPIMTNTAVPGPPIMTNTAVPGPPIMTNTAVPGPPIMNNTARSPAGTHGALLEPSGALLKPSGALLEPSGALLKPSGALLEPSGALLKPNGALLEPSGALLEPSGALLEPSGAPLEPTEPC, encoded by the exons ATGACCAACACTGCAGTACCTGGCCCACCTATTATGACCAACACTGCAGTACCTGGCCCACCTATTATGACCAACACTGCAGTACCAGGCCCACCTATTATGACCAACACCGCAGTACCTGGCCCACCTATTATGACCAACACTGCAGTATCTGGCCCACCTATTATGACCAACACTGCAGTACCTGGCCCACCTATTATGACCAACACCGCAGTACCTGGCCCACCTATTATGACCAACACTGCAGTACCTGGCCCACCTATTATGACCAACACTGCAGTACCAGGCCCACCTATTATGACCAACACCGCAGTACCTGGCCCACCTATTATGACCAACACTGCAGTACCTGGCCCACCTATTATGACCAACACTGCAGTACCTGGCCCACCTATTATGACCAACACCGCAGTACCTGGCCCACCTATTATGACCAACACTGCAGTACCAGGCCCACCTATTATGACCAACACTGCAGTACCTGGCCCACCTATTATGACCAACACTGCAGTACCTGGCCCACCTATTATGGCCAACACCGCAGTACCTGGCCCACCTATTATGACCAACACTGCAGTACCAGGCCCACCTATTATGACCAACACTGCAGTACCTGGCCCACCTATTATGACCAACACTGCAGTACCAGGCCCACCTATTATGAACAACACTGCA CGGAGCCCTGCTGGAACCCACGGAGCCCTGCTGGAACCCAGCGGAGCCCTGCTGAAACCCAGCGGAGCCCTGCTGGAACCCAGCGGAGCCCTGCTGAAACCCAGCGGAGCCCTGCTGGAACCCAGCGGAGCCCTGCTGAAACCCAACGGAGCCCTGCTGGAACCCAGCGGAGCCCTGCTGGAACCCAGCGGAGCCCTGCTGGAACCCAGCGGAGCCCCTCTGGAACCCACGGAGCCCTGCTGA